The proteins below are encoded in one region of Mus caroli chromosome 10, CAROLI_EIJ_v1.1, whole genome shotgun sequence:
- the LOC110303102 gene encoding olfactory receptor 6C1, with protein sequence MRNHTETTEFILLGLSDDPKLQVVIFVFLFITYTLSITGNLTIITLTLLDSHLQTPMYFFLRNFSVLEVSFTTVCIPRFLGTIISGDKTISFNNCIAQLFFFILLGVTEFYLLAAMSYDRYVAICKPLHYLTIMSQKVCTMLVFASWLTSFLIIFPALMLLLQLDYCVSNIIDHYTCDYFPLLQLSCSDTKFLERMGFSCAVFTLMFTLALVFWSYIYIIRTIVKIPSASQRSKAFSTCSSHMIVISISYGSCIFMYIKPSATERASLTKGVAILNTSVAPMLNPFIYSLRNQQVRQAFMNMTRKMVFFTSK encoded by the coding sequence ATGAGAAACCATACTGAAACCACAGAGTTCATTCTTCTGGGATTGTCAGATGACCCAAAGCTCCAGGTTGtgatctttgtctttctcttcatcACCTACACACTCAGCATCACTGGGAACCTGACCATCATCACTCTCACCTTGCTGGATTCTCACCTCCAGACtcccatgtatttcttccttaGGAATTTCTCTGTTTTAGAAGTATccttcacaactgtctgtatacCAAGGTTCTTGGGCACCATTATCTCAGGGGATAAAACCATTTCCTTCAACAACTGTATAGcacagttattttttttcatccttttggGAGTCACTGAATTTTACCTTCTAGCTGCCATGTCCTATGACCGTTACGTTGCCATCTGCAAGCCCCTGCATTACCTGACCATCATGAGTCAGAAGGTATGCACAATGCTAGTCTTCGCCTCCTGGCTGACTTCTTTCCTAATCATCTTCCCTGCACTGATGTTACTTCTACAGCTTGATTATTGTGTGTCCAATATAATTGATCACTATACCTGTGATTATTTCCCCCTGCTTCAACTTTCCTGTTCAGACACAAAGTTCCTGGAGAGGATGGGATTTTCCTGTGCTGTTTTTACCCTAATGTTCACTTTGGCATTAGTATTTTGGTCCTACATATACATCATCAGAACAATTGTGAAGATTCCTTCTGCCAGTCAGAGGTCAAAGGCCTTTTCCACATGCTCTTCCCACATGATTGTCATCTCCATCTCTTATGGCAGCTGCATTTTTATGTACATTAAACCCTCAGCTACAGAGAGAGCATCATTGACCAAGGGAGTTGCCATACTAAATACCTCAGTCGCTCCCATGCTCAACCCCTTCATTTATAGCCTGAGGAATCAGCAAGTCCGGCAAGCGTTTATGAACATGACAAGGAAGATGGTGTTTTTCACAAGTAAGTGA